CACGGCGCTCAAGGCTGGCGCGCAGACGGTCATGGCCTCGTTCAGCAGCTGGAAGAACCAGGAGCAGGGCGAGAACGCCAAGGCCCACAAGATGCACGGCAGCCGCTACCTGCTGACCGACGTGCTGAAGACAAAGATGGGCTTCGACGGCCTCGTCGTCTCCGACTGGAACGGTCTGGGCCAGGTGCTGAGCAGCAACAGCGAGTCGCCCCGCGACTGCACCAACAGCAACTGCCCCCAGGCCATCAATGCCGGCATCGACATGGTGATGGTGCCCTACCGCGCCGACTGGAAGGCCTTCATCACCAACACCCTGGCCTCCGTGCGCGGGGGCGAGATCTCGGAGGAGCGCATCAACGACGCGGTCCGCCGCATCCTGCGCGTGAAGTACCGGGCGGGCCTCTTCGAGAAGCCCAAGCCCTCGCTGCGCACCACCGCGCGCGAGGTGGGCACCACCGAGCACCGGGAAGTGGCGCGGGAGGCGGTGCGCAAGTCGCTGGTGCTGCTGAAGAACAACGGGAACACGCTGCCGCTGGCGCGCACGGCCAAGGTGCTGGTGGCGGGCAAGAGCGCCGACAGCCTGCAGAATCAGACGGGCGGCTGGTCCCTCAGCTGGCAGGGCACGGGCAACACCAACGCGGACTTCGGCGGCGGCACCACCCTCTGGCAGGCCATCCAGCGGATCGTGCCCAACGCCCGGCTCGACACCAGCGCCGATGGCGCGCTGGCGGATGACACCTACGACGCCGCCGTGGTGGTGATTGGCGAGACGCCGTACGCGGAGGGGCAGGGCGACATCGGCAACACCAAGACGCTGGAGCTGGCGAAGCTGCGCCCGGAGGACATCACGCTCATCGACCACCTGAAGAACCGGGGCGTGCGGAAGATCGTCACCGTGCTGTACTCCGGCCGGCCGCTCTACACGAACAAGGAGCTCAACCGCTCGGATGCCTTCGTCGCCGCCTGGCTGCCCGGCACCGAGGGCGAGGGCATGACGGACGTGCTGTTCCGCAAGGACGACGGCTCGGTCAATCACGACTTCACCGGCAAGCTGTCGTTCTCCTGGCCCAAGGCCGGGTGCCAGACCTCGCTCAACCGCGCGGACGCGAGCTACGACCCGCTCTATGCCTACGGTTACGGGATGACCTACATCACCACGCAGGATCAGGGCGCGTATGACGAGACGAGCCCCGAGCGGGGCTGCGGGGTGACCGACGGTGGTGGCTCGGCGACGGATCCGCTGCCCGTGTTCGACCGTGGCAACCAGGAGAACTGGGTGATGCGCATCGGCGCGCCGTCCAACTGGAGTGGTGTCGATGTGGCCCTGGGCGGCAGCGCCAGCAGCAGCACCCCCGCCAGCGAGGTCAGCGTCACCCCCGTGGATGATCGCAACGGCATCCAGTGGGCGGCGGTGAAGGCCACCTGGACTGGCACCGGGCAGCTCTACATGCAGAGCGCGACCGGCAGCGAAGGGCGGAACCTGCAGGCGTACCTGAACGCGAACAGCGCGCTGGTGTTCGACGTGCGGGTGATTACGCCCCCGGCCGGCCCGGTGAAGTCCCGGGTGGATTGCGTGTACCCGTGCGGTGGCGAGATCGACGTCACCGCGGCGCTCCGGGCGCTGCCAGCCGATGCCTGGACCGAGGTGGCGATTCCGCTCCAGTGCTACGCGGATCGGGGCGCCGACTTCACCAACGTGAACACCCCCATGCTGTTCTTCACCGAAGGCGCGATGGAGTTGGCGGTCGCCAACGTTCGCTGGGAGCCCAACAAGGCCGGCAACATCAACTGCGAGGGCACCAGCATCATCACCACGCCGATCACCGAGGACAAGGCGGTCTACGTCGGTGGCGTGAGCGACACCGCGCTGTTTGGCAACCCCTCGGGCTGGTCCTACGGCTCGGGCAGCGTGACGGTGAACCCGGCGCTCGACACCGCGGAGGGCAAGGTGATCGACGCCGTCTTCACCAACGTCAAGGAGGGCGGCGGGAACGGAGGCATCGCCTTCTCGGTCAAGGACGGCTTCCTCTTGGACGTCTCGTCGATCGCTGCCACCGGAGGCGTGCAGTTCGAGCTGAAGGTGCTGGACTACGGCACCACCACGCAGGACTTCTGGGTGAAGCTCGTCTGTGACCGCAAGGCCGACACCTGCGCGACCGGAGACCTGAAGACCCTCGTGGGCCGTCCCGCGGTCGGGACCTGGAAGACGGTGACGCTGCCGTTCGCCCATCCGGATTACCCGGCCAGCTGGAATACGACCAAGGTCAGCTCGATCCTGGAGCTGCTCCCAGCCTGGGACGACCAGAGCGGCAGCATCCACTTCCAGCTGCGCAACGTCCGCATCTTCAAGCAGCTCCCGTAGCCCCCGTCTTCAGTCTCGAGTTCGGGGCGGTCCATGGCCTCTCATGGGCCGCCCCGTTTTTTTCCACGCTTCATTCACAGGTGATGACATGAACGGACATCCGCTTCGTACGCGCTTTCTGGCGCTCTGCTGCCTCGCGGCACTCCCCGGTTGCGCGGGGAACGACGTCGAGAACCCTCCCGCTGACCCCGTGGCCCAGGAAGAGACCGGGCTGGAGTACTCCCCGGGAGCGGGCTGGACCCTCGCATGGTCGGACGAGTTCAACGGCACCAGCCTCAACACCGCCAACTGGAACGTGCTGACGAGTGACTACGACCCGGTCACCGGCAACTGCAACTTCGGCACGGGTGAGCTGGAGTACCCCCGGGCGCAGAACGTCACCGTGAGCGGAGGCAAGCTGATCCTCACCGCGGAGCGGACGAGCGACAACCCCTCCGATCCGCGCTGCACCGGCTACGGGCCCCGCTCGTTCTACTCCGGCCGCATCCACACCAAGGGCAAGGTCGAGCGGCGCTACGGGAAGATCGTCGCGAGCATCAAGGTCCCCTCCGGCTATGGCATGTGGCCGGCGTTCTGGACGCTGGGCGCCAACATCTCCAACGTGGGTTGGCCCGCTTGCGGCGAGATCGACATCCTGGAGTGGAAGTCCACCGAGCCCAACTGGATGAAGGCCGCGACCCACTGGGACAGCGGCGGTCAGGCGCACTGGGGCACGGGCGCCGACCGGGGCTACAGCCTCGCCGATGCGTTCCACCTCTACGAAGTCGAGTGGACCGCGAGCAGCATGGTGTTCCGGCTGGACGGCAACATCGTGGCCAACAACACCTACTTCCACAATGAGAGCGAGTTCCAGCAGAACCACTACCTCCTCTTGAACCTGGCGCTGGGAGGGAACTGGTACGGCTACCCGAGCCCCGCCAGCATCGATCTGCCCTCGGGCGTGAAGAAGACCATGGAGGTCGAGTGGGTGCGCTGGTACCAGCCGGGTGGCTCCACGCCCGTCACCGTCACCAACCCTGGCTTCGAGTCCGGCATGGATGGCTGGTCCACCTGGAGCCCCAATGGCACCGAGGCCGCGGACTTCAGCGAGACCCACAATGGCGGGCACTCCGGCGCCTACCACCTGACGCACTGGACCAATGGCACGCCGTTCGAGGTCTGGACGTACCAGGCTCGCTCCGGGCTGCCCTCGAGGAACTACAAGGTCCGGGCGTGGATCCGGAAGAGCGGCACCTTCGACATCGCTCGCATCCAGGCCAAGACGTGCGCTTCCTGCGCGCCGGTCGCCACGTCGCTCGGCACCTACGGGAACTGGACGCTCGTCGAGACGCCCGCCATCTCCGTCACCGGGGGGTACCTCGAGTTCGGCTTCCACACCAAGCTGGGCGCGGGCAACTCCGCCAACTTCATCCACATGGATGACGTCGAGCTGATCCCGCTCTAAGCCACGTCACATCTCGGCGCCATTCGCTCCCTCCTGGATGACAGGAGGGACATCGAATGGCGCTGAAGAGATATGGAGTCTTGAAGGGCTCGGCCATCGCACGCCGTCTGGGTTCGGGGCCCAGTCCGCACTACCAGGTGCGCCTCATCGATCGGGATGCGGACTACCGGATCGCCATCAACGTCAGCTCGAAGCTCGCACCGTCCGAGCTGGAATACCTCGTCGATGAGCAGTTCCAGCACCCCATCACCGAGGCGCTGGGCGAGCTGCCCCTCGGCTTCACGCCCCTCCCCAGCACCGCTGGTGGCATTGCCCTCGACTACATCCGCGGAAACCTCTTCGACCGGGAGCGCATGACGGCCCTGCCTCATGACATTCCCGGGCCGGACAATGACCTGAACGAGAAGCTGGACCACTACTTCCAGCGGGCCATGTCGGATGAGGAGGCCGTCGTCTATGCCTTCGGAGAGCCCTGGGGCCCGGAGCGCGCCAAGGACAAGTACTTCGGGTTCAGTCCTGGACGCGGCATCCACGACATCCACATGAATCAGGGCAACCACGCCTCCTTCGCCGACCAGGATGGGACATGGCAGGACGGCGGCGTGCTCATCCACTTCCCCGCGCGGCAGCAGTGGGTGGGCATCTTCCTCAAGTTCCAGTCGCAGACCTGGCACACCGACGATCGGACGGGGCACAGCCTGCCCTCGGTGGTGCCCACGCAGCCAAGGGTGCCCACTCAGCCGCTCACCCAGACCGATGGGCTCGTGCGCATCGTCGCCGCGCTCGTCAACGACACGCACACGCCCGAGCAGGAGACCGTCACCCTCCTCAACACCTCGCCCGAGACGGTGTCCCTGAATGGGTGGACGCTCGCGGACCGGAACAAGAACAAGCAGCCCTTGAATGGAGACATCTCCCCCGGGAGCACCCGACTCGTGCAGGTGGCCAAGCCCCTGGAGCTGTCGAACCAGGGCGGTCTCATCTCCCTGCTGGATGACCACGGGCTGAAGGT
Above is a genomic segment from Hyalangium ruber containing:
- a CDS encoding glycoside hydrolase family 3 protein, whose amino-acid sequence is MALTSCDDDPKPAPVEPTPQEPADDWPLIQSAIPKDDALEAKVEALLQGMTLEEKVGQMTQVEIQEVTPEEIKQYHLGSVLNGGGSFPNQRKDSSVQDWVTLADQLWEASMDPANPHKIPLIWGTDAVHGHNNVRGATMFPHNIGLGAANDPELIKRISEVTAREVSRTGIDWAFAPTLAVVRDDRWGRTYEGYSEDPAIVEAYAGKAVEGLQGQLAKDAKTNERVVATAKHFLGDGGTINGKDQGITYVSERELRNVHGRGYFTALKAGAQTVMASFSSWKNQEQGENAKAHKMHGSRYLLTDVLKTKMGFDGLVVSDWNGLGQVLSSNSESPRDCTNSNCPQAINAGIDMVMVPYRADWKAFITNTLASVRGGEISEERINDAVRRILRVKYRAGLFEKPKPSLRTTAREVGTTEHREVAREAVRKSLVLLKNNGNTLPLARTAKVLVAGKSADSLQNQTGGWSLSWQGTGNTNADFGGGTTLWQAIQRIVPNARLDTSADGALADDTYDAAVVVIGETPYAEGQGDIGNTKTLELAKLRPEDITLIDHLKNRGVRKIVTVLYSGRPLYTNKELNRSDAFVAAWLPGTEGEGMTDVLFRKDDGSVNHDFTGKLSFSWPKAGCQTSLNRADASYDPLYAYGYGMTYITTQDQGAYDETSPERGCGVTDGGGSATDPLPVFDRGNQENWVMRIGAPSNWSGVDVALGGSASSSTPASEVSVTPVDDRNGIQWAAVKATWTGTGQLYMQSATGSEGRNLQAYLNANSALVFDVRVITPPAGPVKSRVDCVYPCGGEIDVTAALRALPADAWTEVAIPLQCYADRGADFTNVNTPMLFFTEGAMELAVANVRWEPNKAGNINCEGTSIITTPITEDKAVYVGGVSDTALFGNPSGWSYGSGSVTVNPALDTAEGKVIDAVFTNVKEGGGNGGIAFSVKDGFLLDVSSIAATGGVQFELKVLDYGTTTQDFWVKLVCDRKADTCATGDLKTLVGRPAVGTWKTVTLPFAHPDYPASWNTTKVSSILELLPAWDDQSGSIHFQLRNVRIFKQLP
- a CDS encoding DUF2278 family protein; this encodes MALKRYGVLKGSAIARRLGSGPSPHYQVRLIDRDADYRIAINVSSKLAPSELEYLVDEQFQHPITEALGELPLGFTPLPSTAGGIALDYIRGNLFDRERMTALPHDIPGPDNDLNEKLDHYFQRAMSDEEAVVYAFGEPWGPERAKDKYFGFSPGRGIHDIHMNQGNHASFADQDGTWQDGGVLIHFPARQQWVGIFLKFQSQTWHTDDRTGHSLPSVVPTQPRVPTQPLTQTDGLVRIVAALVNDTHTPEQETVTLLNTSPETVSLNGWTLADRNKNKQPLNGDISPGSTRLVQVAKPLELSNQGGLISLLDDHGLKVHGVSYARDQVRRAGWTLVF
- a CDS encoding glycoside hydrolase family 16 protein — encoded protein: MNGHPLRTRFLALCCLAALPGCAGNDVENPPADPVAQEETGLEYSPGAGWTLAWSDEFNGTSLNTANWNVLTSDYDPVTGNCNFGTGELEYPRAQNVTVSGGKLILTAERTSDNPSDPRCTGYGPRSFYSGRIHTKGKVERRYGKIVASIKVPSGYGMWPAFWTLGANISNVGWPACGEIDILEWKSTEPNWMKAATHWDSGGQAHWGTGADRGYSLADAFHLYEVEWTASSMVFRLDGNIVANNTYFHNESEFQQNHYLLLNLALGGNWYGYPSPASIDLPSGVKKTMEVEWVRWYQPGGSTPVTVTNPGFESGMDGWSTWSPNGTEAADFSETHNGGHSGAYHLTHWTNGTPFEVWTYQARSGLPSRNYKVRAWIRKSGTFDIARIQAKTCASCAPVATSLGTYGNWTLVETPAISVTGGYLEFGFHTKLGAGNSANFIHMDDVELIPL